Proteins encoded within one genomic window of Agelaius phoeniceus isolate bAgePho1 chromosome 9, bAgePho1.hap1, whole genome shotgun sequence:
- the NSMCE4A gene encoding non-structural maintenance of chromosomes element 4 homolog A, protein MSHTGSSGDSSPDLRRRRSRRPHAQEEDTAEAEAAGERLRQLNIGEGDDREHNRMIRSQYRELISTVQQNRESMLNSKSNRLTEALEEANRLFDGVCRAREAALDAQFLVIASNIGKEKANELHSEMSAFDSTAFAEDLLTFMGINRTEVEETDDSEDVPDDFLPSHAWQKMGEEAPKYFRRAPTFHYMMGSFKSEPPVQKQRIERQKKASRGKAERAMPAQLKEMEQSHQEATEKEVERILRILQTHFENDPNTPISFFDFVIDPNSFARTVENVFHVSFLSRDGLAKIKLDEDELPIIEPIKPSEGGEEDSRAAARNQVVISLDQKEWKEIIETFQIREAMITPLYQSTEEEMETE, encoded by the exons ATGTCGCACACCGGCAGCAGCGGCGACTCCTCGCCGGACttgcgccgccgccgctcgcgccGGCCACACGCGCAGGAGGAGGACACGGCCGAGGCGGAGGCGGCGGGCGAGAGGCTCCGGCAGCTCAACATCGGCGAGGGCGACGACAGGGAGCACAACAGGATGATCCGCAGCCAGTATCGGGAGCTCATCTCCACCGTGCAGC AAAATCGAGAATCCATGCTAAATTCAAAAAGCAACAGGCTGACAGAAGCTTTGGAAGAAGCCAATAGACTTTTTGATGGAG TTTGCCGGGCACGAGAAGCTGCACTGGATGCCCAGTTCCTTGTCATAGCATCCAATATAGGAAAGGAGAAGGCCAATGAGTTACACTCAGAGATGTCAGCATTTGATTCAACAGCATTTGCAGAAGACTTG ctgaCCTTCATGGGTATAAATCGCACAGAAGTGGAAGAAACTGATGACTCTGAGGATGTTCCAGATGATTTTTTACCCAGTCATGCCTGGCAGAAAATGGGGGAAGAAGCACCCAAGTACTTCAGGAGAGCACCTACTTTTCACTACAT GATGGGATCTTTCAAGTCTGAGCCTCCTGTACAAAAGCAGCGGATtgagaggcagaagaaagctagcagagggaaagcagaacgggcaatgcctgctcag TTAAAAGAAATGGAGCAGTCTCATCAAGAAGCTACAGAAAAAGAAGTAGAGAGGATCTTGAGAATATTGCAAACTCATTTTGAAAATGATC CTAATACACCCATTTCCTTCTTTGATTTTGTGATTGATCCGAACTCGTTTGCACGCACGGTGGAAAATGTGTTTCATGTGTCCTTCCTTAGCAGG GATGGTCTTGCAAAAATAAAGCTGGATGAAGATGAATTGCCAATAATAG AGCCTATAAAACCCAgcgagggaggggaggaggacagcagagctgcagcacggAACCAGGTGGTCATAAGTCTGGACCAGAAAGAATGGAAG GAGATCATAGAAACATTTCAGATAAGAGAAGCTATGATTACCCCTCTTTACCAGAGCActgaagaagaaatggaaacaGAGTAA